One stretch of Prunus persica cultivar Lovell chromosome G1, Prunus_persica_NCBIv2, whole genome shotgun sequence DNA includes these proteins:
- the LOC18790186 gene encoding histidine kinase 3: MSFFHVFGFGLKVGHLLWMLCCWIISVISMNWYLTGGIMDTKAGLLGDGGKMCLKWWEKIPMNISKIRHHYYQYIGSKRVRKTWWKRLLVSWVVGWTIGSLWIFWYMSSQANEKRKETLSSMCDERARMLQDQFNVSMNHIQAMSMLISTFHHAKYPSAIDQETFARYTERTAFERPLTSGVAYAVRVLHSEKEQFEKQQGWTIKRMDTLEQNPDHKNDYSPEALEPSPVQEEYAPVIFAQDTVSHIISFDMLTGKEDRENVLRARESGKGVLTAPFRLLKTKRLGVILTFAVYKRDLPSNATPNERIQATDGYLGGVFHIESLVEKLLQQLASKQTILVNVYDITNNSHPISMYGSNVSDDEMQHISTLSFGDPLRIHEMRCRFKHRPPWPWLAITTSIGILIIALLVGHIFHATVNRIAKVEDDFHKMMELKKQAEAADVAKSQFLATVSHEIRTPMNGVLGMLHMLMDTDLDVTQQDYVKTAQASGKALVALINEVLDQAKIESGKLELEAVRFDLRAILDDVLSLFSGKSQEKGVELAVYISDQVPEMLIGDPGRFRQIITNLMGNSIKFTEKGHIFVTVHLVNELIGSIDVETESSSKNTLSGFPVADRHRSWGGFRCFSQEGSASHFASSSDLINVIVSVEDTGVGIPLEAQSRVFTPFMQVGPSISRTHGGTGIGLSISKCLVGLMKGEIGFVSIPKIGSTFTFTAVFTKAFCNSDDFKIQQINSQSNAPSSEFHGMTALVVDQRPVRAKMSRYHIQRLGIRVEVVSDLDQGLSSLSCGNTSVDMVLVEQEVWDKDSGTSALFINNLRKIRCRPPNLFILTNSSSSCRINSATSVVSNPTVIMKPLRASMLAASLQRAMGVGNKGNPRNGELPSLTLRKLLLGRKILIIDDNNVNLRVAAGALKKYGAEVVCADSGRKAISLLTPPHHFDACFMDIQMPEMDGFEATRRIRDMERNISNSIQNGKVSAEDYGNILTWHVPILAMTADVIQATHEECTKCGMDGYVSKPFEAEQLYREVSRFFQSTSKGNL, from the exons ATGAGTTTTTTCCATGTCTTTGGGTTTGGTTTGAAGGTGGGGCATCTACTTTGGATGCTATGTTGCTGGATTATATCTGTGATTTCCATGAACTGGTACCTTACTGGTGGGATTATGGACACCAAGGCTGGTTTGCTTGGTGATGGTGGAAAGATGTGCCTCAAATGGTGGGAGAAGATCCCAATGAATATTAGTAAGATCCGTCATCATTACTACCAGTATATTGGGTCCAAGAGAGTCCGCAAAACTTGGTGGAAAAGGCTTTTGGTTTCATGGGTGGTTGGTTGGACGATTGGGAGCCTATGGATCTTCTGGTACATGAGCTCACAAGCTAatgagaagaggaaagaaactcTTTCAAGTATGTGTGATGAGAGGGCAAGGATGTTGCAGGATCAATTTAATGTGAGCATGAACCATATTCAGGCCATGTCCATGCTGATCTCGACTTTCCACCATGCCAAGTACCCATCTGCTATTGACCAG GAAACTTTTGCGAGGTACACTGAAAGAACTGCTTTTGAGAGGCCCCTCACGAGTGGTGTGGCATATGCTGTAAGGGTGCTCCACTCGGAAAAGGAACAATTTGAGAAGCAGCAGGGCTGGACTATCAAGAGAATGGATACCCTCGAACAAAACCCAGATCATAAGAATGACTATTCCCCAGAAGCCTTGGAACCATCCCCAGTTCAGGAAGAATATGCTCCTGTCATCTTTGCACAGGATACCGTCTCACACATCATCTCTTTTGATATGCTGACGGGGAAG GAAGATCGAGAAAATGTGCTGCGCGCAAGAGAATCGGGAAAGGGGGTTCTAACTGCTCCTTTTCGGCTGCTTAAAACAAAGCGCCTTGGAGTAATATTGACGTTTGCTGTCTACAAAAGAGATCTGCCTTCAAATGCAACTCCAAATGAAAGAATTCAAGCTACTGATGG GTATCTTGGTGGAGTCTTTCATATCGAGTCACTTGTGGAGAAGTTACTTCAACAACTCGCAAGCAAGCAAACCATCCTAGTGAATGTGTATGACATTACCAATAATTCGCATCCAATCAGCATGTATGGTTCAAATGTTTCAGATGATGAAATGCAGCATATTAGCACCTTAAGTTTTGGAGATCCCTTAAGGATCCATGAGATGCGCTGCAG GTTCAAGCACAGGCCACCATGGCCGTGGTTAGCCATTACAACTTCAATTGGGATCCTCATTATTGCATTGCTTGTTGGGCATATATTTCATGCAACTGTAAATAGGATTGCCAAAGTGGAGGATGATTTCCATAAGATGATGGAGCTCAAGAAACAGGCTGAGGCAGCCGATGTTGCCAAATCTCAG TTCCTTGCAACTGTTTCCCATGAGATCAGAACGCCAATGAATGGTGTCCTAG GAATGTTACACATGCTAATGGACACAGACCTGGATGTAACCCAACAAGATTATGTTAAAACTGCCCAGGCCAGCGGAAAAGCACTAGTCGCACTTATAAATGAGGTCTTGGACCAAGCAAAGATTGAATCTGGTAAGCTGGAGCTCGAGGCAGTGCGTTTTGATCTGCGGGCAATTCTGGATGATGTTTTATCACTCTTTTCTGGGAAGTCTCAAGAAAAAGGAGTAGAG TTGGCAGTATACATCTCAGATCAGGTTCCTGAAATGCTTATTGGCGATCCCGGAAGGTTTCGGCAAATTATCACCAACCTCATGGGGAACTCAATCAAA TTCACAGAGAAAGGACACATCTTTGTGACGGTTCATCTTGTCAACGAGCTGATCGGCTCAATAGATGTTGAGACTGAATCATCATCGAAGAACACTTTGAGTGGTTTCCCTGTTGCAGATAGACACCGTAGCTGGGGTGGATTCAGGTGTTTCAGTCAAGAGGGATCCGCAAGCCATTTCGCATCGTCCTCTGATCTCATTAATGTTATTGTATCTGTTGAGGACACAGGAGTAGGAATCCCTCTAGAAGCCCAATCTCGCGTTTTCACTCCTTTTATGCAGGTTGGACCATCCATCTCACGTACACATGGAGGAACAGGAATTGGGCTAAGCATAAGCAAGTGTTTGGTTGGCCTCATGAAAGGGGAAATCGGATTTGTGAGCATTCCAAAGATTGGTTCCACATTTACATTTACTGCTGTTTTCACCAAGGCCTTCTGTAATTCAGATGATTTTAAGATCCAGCAAATCAACAGCCAATCAAATGCTCCATCCTCAGAATTTCATGGCATGACAGCATTAGTTGTGGACCAAAGACCTGTTAGGGCCAAGATGTCAAGATATCATATCCAACGGCTTGGAATTCGTGTTGAAGTAGTTTCTGATTTGGATCAGGGTTTATCCAGTTTGAGCTGTGGGAATACATCTGTCGATATGGTCCTTGTTGAACAGGAAGTTTGGGATAAAGATTCGGGCACTTCAGCTCTCTTCATCAATAATTTAAGGAAAATTCGTTGCCGTCCACCGAATCTGTTCATTCTTACTAATTCTAGTAGCTCTTGCAGAATAAACTCTGCAACTTCAGTTGTCTCTAACCCAACTGTCATCATGAAGCCTCTCAGGGCAAGTATGCTTGCTGCCTCACTACAAAGAGCCATGGGAGTTGGCAACAAGGGTAATCCTCGAAATGGGGAGCTCCCAAGTTTGACTCTCCGCAAACTTCTACTTGGgagaaaaattcttattataGATGATAATAATGTCAATCTAAGAGTAGCTGCTGGTGCTTTGAAAAAGTATGGGGCTGAAGTGGTCTGTGCAGACAGTGGTAGAAAGGCAATCTCACTGCTTACACCGCCCCACCATTTTGATGCCTGCTTCATGGATATCCAAATGCCAGAGATGGATGG GTTTGAAGCTACAAGACGAATACGCGATATGGAACGCAATATCAGCAACAGTATTCAAAATGGCAAAGTTTCTGCCGAGGATTATGGAAATATTTTAACATGGCATGTCCCAATTCTGGCCATGACTGCGGATGTAATTCAGGCCACCCATGAAGAATGCACAAAGTGTGGAATGGATGGATATGTTTCCAAACCATTTGAAGCTGAACAGCTCTATCGTGAAGTTTCACGTTTTTTCCAATCAACTTCAAAGGGGAATTTGTAG
- the LOC18793374 gene encoding uncharacterized protein LOC18793374, with the protein MECNRDEATRAKEIAEKKFTAKDIMGAKKFALKAQNLFPGLEGIPQMLATLDVYVAAENKMNGEPDWYGILGADPKADDETVRRQYRKLALMLHPDKNKSIGADGAFKLLSEAWSLLSDKAKRVAYDQKRNAKVHQKVATASGASQASSGANGFYNFTKSTTSGTKTQKGTTRASRSSASASSQKARPSTFWTVCHKCKMQYEYLRIYLNHNLLCPNCHEPFLAVEIVPPPMNGSKSATAWNSSQQRQTPKHETANKNTFNTGRSNATSAGFNAPDSYNQNSFQWGPFSKASGASTAAQAASVVQQAYEKAKREREEAQAATKREEALRRKDQASKKVSGASSTGHPNAAKRRRGMEEVSESSYGKDVTNQMGVGAGGAGSVNFSGLKQANFESGRVNGNSRTITKDISLLEIQKLQREKARKEILKRLNTSTVAKNAVKEVGNGNEREKPLGNIDVRRDQNRCHEPVDTKNGASDRKPSGISGVRTDAEILETMSINVPDPDFHDFDKDRLEKCFEESQVWAAYDGDDGMPRYYALVHNVISLDPFTMRISWLNSKTNSELGPLSWVSSGFSKTCGDFRVGKYEVNKSLNSFSHRVRWTKGQRGAICIYPRKGDVWALYRNWSPDWNELTADEVIHKYDMVEVVEDYNEDLGVLVAPLVKVAGFKTVFHRHLDPEEARRIPREEMFRFSHHVPSYLLTGHEAPNAPKGCRELDPAATPSELLEVTKG; encoded by the coding sequence ATGGAGTGCAACAGAGATGAGGCTACCAGGGCAAAAGAGATTGCGGAGAAGAAGTTCACTGCAAAGGATATTATGGGGGCAAAGAAATTTGCGTTGAAGGCTCAGAATTTGTTTCCAGGGCTAGAGGGTATTCCTCAAATGTTGGCGACCCTTGATGTCTATGTTGCTGCAGAGAACAAAATGAATGGGGAACCTGATTGGTATGGGATACTGGGTGCGGATCCAAAAGCAGACGATGAGACGGTAAGGAGACAGTATAGGAAACTAGCTCTTATGCTTCACCCTGACAAGAACAAGTCTATAGGAGCTGATGGAGCATTTAAGCTACTTTCAGAAGCATGGAGTTTgttgtctgacaaagctaagAGAGTAGCCTATGACCAGAAAAGGAATGCGAAAGTACACCAAAAAGTTGCGACTGCAAGTGGGGCTTCACAGGCTTCTTCAGGAGCCAATGGTTTCTACAATTTCACAAAAAGTACAACGTCCGGCACAAAGACTCAGAAGGGTACCACACGGGCTAGCCGCTCTTCAGCTTCTGCTTCTTCTCAGAAAGCAAGGCCTAGTACCTTTTGGACTGTGTGTCATAAATGCAAAATGCAATATGAGTATCTCAGAATTTATCTTAATCATAATCTTCTTTGCCCCAATTGCCATGAACCATTTCTTGCTGTAGAAATAGTTCCACCACCTATGAATGGTTCCAAGTCAGCCACTGCATGGAATTCCTCACAGCAGCGGCAGACTCCAAAGCATGAAACAGccaataaaaacacatttaatacaGGGAGGAGTAATGCCACCTCTGCAGGTTTCAACGCACCTGATTCATATAACCAAAACAGCTTTCAGTGGGGTCCATTCTCGAAAGCATCCGGTGCTTCTACGGCTGCCCAAGCTGCAAGCGTCGTTCAGCAGGCCTATGAGAAAGCAAAGAGAGAGCGTGAGGAGGCTCAAGCAGCAACAAAAAGAGAGGAGGCCTTGCGGAGGAAGGATCAAGCCTCCAAGAAGGTGAGTGGTGCTTCATCTACAGGACACCCTAATGCtgcaaagagaagaagaggcaTGGAGGAGGTTAGTGAGAGCAGCTATGGAAAGGATGTTACAAATCAAATGGGTGTGGGAGCTGGAGGAGCTGGATCGGTTAATTTTTCTGGATTGAAACAGGCTAATTTTGAATCAGGTAGGGTGAATGGAAACTCCAGGACTATCACAAAGGATATATCCCTGCTTGAAATTCAGAAACTACAAAGGGagaaggcaagaaaagaaattctaaAGAGACTGAATACATCAACTGTAGCAAAAAATGCAGTCAAAGAGGTGGGGAATGggaatgagagagaaaaacctTTGGGAAACATTGACGTGCGACGCGACCAAAACAGGTGTCATGAGCCAGTTGATACAAAAAATGGTGCTAGTGACAGGAAACCTTCTGGAATTTCTGGTGTCCGCACAGATGCAGAAATCTTGGAAACAATGTCAATAAATGTTCCTGATCCTGATTTTCATGACTTTGACAAGGATCGATTGGAGAAGTGTTTTGAAGAAAGTCAGGTCTGGGCCGCTTATGATGGCGATGATGGGATGCCCAGATATTATGCCTTAGTTCATAATGTGATTTCTTTGGATCCGTTCACAATGCGGATCAGCTGGCTGAACTCAAAAACAAATAGTGAATTAGGGCCTCTAAGCTGGGTGTCTTCTGGCTTCTCAAAAACATGTGGGGATTTCCGAGTAGGGAAATATGAAGTGAATAAATCACTCAATTCTTTTTCGCACAGAGTTCGGTGGACAAAAGGTCAACGGGGCGCCATCTGCATATACCCCAGGAAGGGCGATGTTTGGGCCCTATATAGGAATTGGTCCCCTGACTGGAATGAACTCACTGCAGATGAAGTTATACACAAGTATGACATGGTCGAAGTTGTTGAAGACTACAATGAAGACCTAGGTGTACTGGTAGCTCCCCTTGTGAAAGTGGCTGGGTTTAAGACAGTATTTCACCGGCATTTGGATCCTGAAGAAGCCAGGAGAATCCCCAGAGAAGAGATGTTTCGGTTCTCTCATCATGTCCCTTCATACTTGCTTACGGGTCATGAGGCTCCAAATGCTCCAAAGGGTTGTCGGGAGCTGGATCCAGCAGCTACTCCATCGGAACTTCTTGAGGTAACTAAAGGTTAA